ACGCATAGTGAATTGTGGGTTGCGATCGGAATAACCGTCGCATGGGAAACGATGCTAAAATACGAAGTCGATGATATTACCGTAACAGCAGAATATCGATTATGAACAGGATTGGAGATCCATGTTTACACCTTTGCTCTCATATTCGTCACACATATTATATTCATCTTCTCGATTTATCAAAAGCACCACATATAAGGAATCAGAGAGGTACAGCATTAATTTTGAACAATTAATGATGAGAGGATCCAATGGAGTCGGAACTTGAACAAAAGATTAGGTCAATGCTTGAAATGCATCCGTGTTACAGTGAGGGTGCCCGCGAGAATTGTGCAAGGATGCATCTTCCCGTCGCACCGCGCTGCAATATTCAGTGCAATTATTGTAATCGAAGATACGACTGCGCAAACGAAAGCAGACCGGGCGTAACAAGTGAGATCCTCGCACCAGAACAAGCAGTCCAGAAAGTTCGTTATGTCAAAGAGAGAATTCCGAATCTTACGGTTATCGGCATCGCAGGCCCTGGTGATCCACTAGCCAATGAAGAGACCTTTAAAACGCTTGAGCTGATCCATAAGGAATTTCCCGAATTAACATTGTGTCTTAGCACGAACGGACTCTTGCTGCCGAAATATGTCGAGAGATTGAATTCCTTAGGCGTCAGATTCATCACTGTGACCATTAATGCGGTTGATCCTGAAATTGCCAGCAAGATATATGATTTTATCTCGTACGAAGGAAAAATATGGCGAGGGATCGATGCAGCGAGAATCCTCCTTGAGAATCAGCTGAAAGGGGTGGAGATAGCTTCAAAAGCAGGGATGCTTGTAAAAGTCAATACAGTCATGATTCCTGGTATCAATGAGACTCACATCCCCGAGGTCGCAAAGAAAGTCAAGGAAATCGGGGCCTATATCGTTAACATCATTCCACTCATTCCTGTCCCTGGAACAAAATTCGCAAATCTGAGGGCTCCAACGCCAAAAGAAAGGAAAATTCTGCAGGATATGTGCGAATCAGAGATTCGACAGATGCGACACTGCAGGTTTTGCCGAGCGGATGCAATCGGTCTGCTTGATCAAGATCGCTCTGCGGAGTTTGCTCACATCACATGCGATACTCAGTTCCCAGAGAAAGGCTTGATCTCTGTGCAAATGGAAGGAAAGACAAAGTACAGGGTAGCTGTTGCTTCCAGCGACGGCTCACACGTTGACCTGCATTTCGGGCATACCGATCGTTTCCTGGTATACAATGTCGAAGAGAATGAGATAACGCCAGCAGGCGAGATCACGGTTGATGCGATGATGGAAGTCCCGATGTTCGGCAAAAGCCATACGAATAAAATTGAGAGAATCGCCGAGGCTCTCAAAGGATTTGACATCGTATTGGCGAGCCAATTTGGCGATAGAGCGGTCGAAGCCCTGAAGCGTCGCGGAATTGTTGCGATGAAGGAAGCGGGTGATATAAGAACCGCAATTATGAAAGCGATCAGGCGATTATTTGAGAAACGTTCGAGAGTATTTGAGTGAGGTGTATCAATGAGAGGATCTGACCTCCTAGTTAAATGTCTTGAGAACGAGGGTGTTACTAAGATATTTGGCATCCCAGGGGAAGAGAACCTTGAAGTTATGGATAGTCTCATCGATTCTGGGATCGAGTTCATACTAACGAAACATGAGGAGTCTGCGTCTCTGATGGCTGAAATCGCCGCGTTTCTCACCAATGAGCCAGCGGTGTGTCTTTCCACGCTGGGTCCCGGTGCAACAAATCTTGTGACGGGAATAGCCGATTCTTATCTCAATTATATACCAGTGATTGCATTAACTGGGCAAGTCTGGCTTGAAAGGGCGTATCCACCGCAAAAACAGTACATTGATCTTGTCGAGCTTTTCCGGCCGATCACGAAGGCGAGCTTGAGTGTTCGCGCTTCATCACGAATTCCAACGATCGTAAGGAGCGCCTTCGATATCGCTACGCGAGAAAGACCTGGTCCTGTTCATGTGGAATTGCCAGAAGATGTGATGAGAGGCATCGCAGAAGGAGAGCCATTGCCAAGATCTCCGGTCGAGATTTCCGGAGGAGACGATTCTTCGATCGACATTCTCACAAAACTGATCGAATCCTCTGAAACTCCAATAGTTCTCGCTGGGCGGGGGATTTTGAGGGCGCGTGCGCAGGATGAATTCAGAGAATTTGTAAGGACGCTCAACATTCCGGTCGCTCATACCTGGATGGGAAGCGGCTTGATTCCATTTGATGATTCCCTCAGCCTTCACTCAGTCGGGTTAAGAACTCACGATTTCATGAGAAAGGCGTTTGAGCTTTCAGATCTGGTAATTGCCGTCGGTTACGATGTACTCGAGTTCCAGCCTGTTTTTTGGAATATCGGGATAAAGAAGAAAATCGCCTATATTGGTGTTTCTCACGCGGAAACAGCACCGAAGTTCAGTCCGGATATTCAGTTGATTGGTAACATGAAGAAAACCTTGTCCTTATTAGCATCATGCGACGTGAGAAAAAACAACTGGACTTCTGAATTGAGGGAACAATTACATCGAAGGATGTTTAATCTACCTC
This region of Methanomassiliicoccales archaeon genomic DNA includes:
- the nifB gene encoding nitrogenase cofactor biosynthesis protein NifB; the encoded protein is MESELEQKIRSMLEMHPCYSEGARENCARMHLPVAPRCNIQCNYCNRRYDCANESRPGVTSEILAPEQAVQKVRYVKERIPNLTVIGIAGPGDPLANEETFKTLELIHKEFPELTLCLSTNGLLLPKYVERLNSLGVRFITVTINAVDPEIASKIYDFISYEGKIWRGIDAARILLENQLKGVEIASKAGMLVKVNTVMIPGINETHIPEVAKKVKEIGAYIVNIIPLIPVPGTKFANLRAPTPKERKILQDMCESEIRQMRHCRFCRADAIGLLDQDRSAEFAHITCDTQFPEKGLISVQMEGKTKYRVAVASSDGSHVDLHFGHTDRFLVYNVEENEITPAGEITVDAMMEVPMFGKSHTNKIERIAEALKGFDIVLASQFGDRAVEALKRRGIVAMKEAGDIRTAIMKAIRRLFEKRSRVFE
- a CDS encoding acetolactate synthase large subunit, translated to MRGSDLLVKCLENEGVTKIFGIPGEENLEVMDSLIDSGIEFILTKHEESASLMAEIAAFLTNEPAVCLSTLGPGATNLVTGIADSYLNYIPVIALTGQVWLERAYPPQKQYIDLVELFRPITKASLSVRASSRIPTIVRSAFDIATRERPGPVHVELPEDVMRGIAEGEPLPRSPVEISGGDDSSIDILTKLIESSETPIVLAGRGILRARAQDEFREFVRTLNIPVAHTWMGSGLIPFDDSLSLHSVGLRTHDFMRKAFELSDLVIAVGYDVLEFQPVFWNIGIKKKIAYIGVSHAETAPKFSPDIQLIGNMKKTLSLLASCDVRKNNWTSELREQLHRRMFNLPPDESPVKPQLAVRAIRDCLRREDIVVSDVGAHLLWMEKLYPTYAERTLIASNGLLPMGIAIPGAIAAKLVCPERKIVAVCGDGGFLMTSSELETASRLKTPFTTVIFNDGGFGMIKIRQQKNFGRTIGVDFGNPDFVKYAESFGANGYRVSTAKELSEVLMNCLSNDELSVIDVRIDYNENVHLVE